The following are from one region of the Geotrypetes seraphini chromosome 12, aGeoSer1.1, whole genome shotgun sequence genome:
- the MAGOH gene encoding protein mago nashi homolog, with translation MGSDFYLRYYVGHKGKFGHEFLEFEFRPDGKLRYANNSNYKNDVMIRKEAYVHKSVMEELKRIIDDSEITKEDDALWPPPDRVGRQELEIVIGDEHISFTTSKIGSLIDVNQSKDPEGLRVFYYLVQDLKCLVFSLIGLHFKIKPI, from the exons ATGGGCAGCGATTTCTACCTGCGCTACTACGTCGGGCACAAGGGCAAATTCGGACACGAGTTCTTGGAGTTCGAGTTCCGGCCGGACG GAAAATTGAGATACGCTAACAATAGCAATTACAAGAACGATGTCATGATCAGAAAAGAG GCATATGTGCATAAAAGTGTCatggaagaattgaagagaataataGATGACAGTGAAATAACAAAAGAAGACGATGCCTTGTGGCCTCCCCCAGACAGAGTAGGCCGGCAG GAGCTGGAGATTGTTATTGGTGACGAGCACATTTCATTCACGACGTCAAAAATCGGTTCCCTGATTGATGTAAATCAGTCCAA GGATCCCGAAGGCTTGCGAGTGTTTTATTATCTGGTGCAAGATCTCAAGTGTCTCGTCTTCAGTCTCATTGGTTTACACTTCAAAATTAAACCAATCTAA